The following DNA comes from Caldisericum sp..
TGCTGCTTCGTCATAGCCAGTTGTCCCGTTGGGTTGTCCTGCGATAAAAAGCCCTTCAATGAGTTTTGTTTCGTATGTCAAGTTTAGTTGTGTTGGGACTATGTAGTCATAATCGATAACATAGGCAGGTCTTATTATCTCGACATTTTCAAGCCCTGGAATCGTCCTCAAAACTTCAAGTTGCATATCATAGGGCATCGACATATACATCCCTTGCATATACATCTCATTTGTATTAAATCCTTCTGGCTCAAGGAAAAATTGGTGCCTTGTTTTATCAGGGAACCATCTTACCTTCTCTTCCATCGAAGGGCATGTTCTTGGACCAGTCCTTACCATAATCCCTGCAACAGATGGAGATAGGTGCATATACTTTCTTGTAACTTCAACGGTTTTCTCGTTTGTCCATCCAAGATAGGAAGGAATCTGGTTTTCATAGACTTTTGGCTTGTTCCAGAACGAGAAGTGGAGTGGCACGAAGTCTCCAGTTTCGACTTCAAACTTGCTTAAGTCTATCGACCTTTTATCAACTCGTGGTGTTGTGCCTGTATTAAATCGTGACATCTTAAAGCCAAGTTCTTTAAGTTGGTCTGAAAGTGCATTTGATGGAGGTTTAACCCACCTTCCTGCTTCCATCGACCAGTGGGATATATAAATACGCCCTCTTAGATATGTGCCCGTTGTAAGAACTACAGCATCAGCATAAAAGATGCTTCCATCTGCGACCTGCACACCCCTTACCCTGCCATTTTCTATGATTAATTTTTCAACAAGCCCCTGTCTAAGGTGAAGATTTGGCTGGTGTTCGAGGCGCTCTTTCATCCTTCTTGAGTATGCCCACTTATCAGCCTGTGCTCTTAAACTCCACACCGCAGGACCACGAGATGTGTTTAACATCTTAATTTGTGTGAGCGTCTCGTCGGTTGTCATTGCCATCGCACCGCCAAGGGCATCGATTTCTCTTACGACCTGCGACTTTCCAGGACCACCAATAGCAGGATTGCATGGCATCCAGCCAATACTATCATTGTCAATAGTAATAATAAGAGTTGGAACGCCCATCCTCGCTGAGGCAAGTGATGCCTCAACGCCTGCATGTCCACCGCCAACAACAATTACTCCATAATATTTTTCTTTCATCATAGACTATATTATACACAAATTTTCGCTCTTTTTAATAGAAGGTGAATCATTGGAAAAGGCAAAAGCCC
Coding sequences within:
- the mnmG gene encoding tRNA uridine-5-carboxymethylaminomethyl(34) synthesis enzyme MnmG, producing MMKEKYYGVIVVGGGHAGVEASLASARMGVPTLIITIDNDSIGWMPCNPAIGGPGKSQVVREIDALGGAMAMTTDETLTQIKMLNTSRGPAVWSLRAQADKWAYSRRMKERLEHQPNLHLRQGLVEKLIIENGRVRGVQVADGSIFYADAVVLTTGTYLRGRIYISHWSMEAGRWVKPPSNALSDQLKELGFKMSRFNTGTTPRVDKRSIDLSKFEVETGDFVPLHFSFWNKPKVYENQIPSYLGWTNEKTVEVTRKYMHLSPSVAGIMVRTGPRTCPSMEEKVRWFPDKTRHQFFLEPEGFNTNEMYMQGMYMSMPYDMQLEVLRTIPGLENVEIIRPAYVIDYDYIVPTQLNLTYETKLIEGLFIAGQPNGTTGYDEAAGQGLLAGINAALKVQGKQPFILRRNEAYLGVMTDDLLTKELFEPYRITPSHCEYRQILRQDNADLRLTRKGYEIGVVEEWKYRMFEEKERKIEEVRQILESTTIYPNKDNVEKLKELDVKEIREPLTLFDLLKRQDFTKDTLKKLDSRFADIDDEVLMEIEIEAKYAGYIQREMNKAKEFLRFENFEIPEDIDYNLVPSLSKEARVRFSEIRPKSIGQAMRITGVRPSDIQMLIMYLKERKGNANV